The following is a genomic window from Thunnus maccoyii chromosome 13, fThuMac1.1, whole genome shotgun sequence.
AGTCTAGAGTGGAACGAGCCGCTGGACAACGGCGGCAGACAGGACCTGAGCTACACTGTCAGGTGCTTCGTGTGCAGGTCACCCAAGGGGCCATGCCTGTCCTGCGAAGACAGCGTCAGCTACCGGCCCAAAAAGGAGGGCCTGGATGGTCGCAGGGTGGAGGTGTGGGGCCTGCTGCCTCACACCACGTACACCTTCACCATCCAGTCAATCAACGGGGTGTCTCAGCTCAGCGGCAAGGACCCTGCCAGCGAAAGTGTCAACATCACCACAAGCCATGACGGTAAGAGGCGCGTAAGACAAGCTAGGAAGGTATAAATAGTGAAAATTCAACGTGGTATTTATAATTCTTCTGCCATCTGCACAGTGCCGTCGCTGGTGTCTGTGATTCGGAAGAGGGACTCCACAGAGAGCAGCCTGACTCTTCATTGGTCAGTCCCTGCCCAGCCACACTACACCATCCTGCAGTATCAGCTACGCTACTGTGAGAAGGTAAGAGCTCCCTGAAAACATCTCTCAACTGTCTGGCTTAAAGGTCACATGCTATTCAGATTTCATGATGTTGTTTTTAGTCATACTGTGGCTCAGGAAGAGAAAACTCTCACAGGGATGACACAGTGACTTAGTAGAGTCCAAAAAACATGCAGATCAAGTGAGCTGAAAACAAAATTGCCTGTAACCTTTTAGATTGTTCAGCCAAACCATACATGATTCAGATTTGACAATGTAAATGATACATTGCAGTATATAAGTTTAAGATGTGGTCATCTGATTTCTGAGAGTAcgcttttgttgttgttgttgttattgagGCAGTATACGGTAGACATGGgtgtgtattttgacatttctgcgGCTTAGTGTGTGTTCTTCCACTGACCGAAACAAGCAGGAAGAAAGAACTACTGAAGCGTAATCACACAGCTGAGACGCAGATGCTTTTGTGTCAACAAAATCAATCAGAAAACATATGTAAACCTCCAACATATTAGTTAATTTGCCTCTGATTATGATTGtgtaattatgttttgttttactctAATTAGCTCGAATGAAACTCGGCTGatgcaacagaaaattaaagcaCACGAGAGCATCTTGTACTCAAATTCAGCTCAACAATATGAAGTTTAGTGTTTTTTGGCACTCTTTCTGGGTTTGTGATCTCTTTCATCTCCTCACTTACTCTTTATTGACTTTCACTTCCAGTCCagctaacttttttttttttttcactctgtagGAGCGGCGTAGCGAGGATCAGTGCCACTACGCAGAGAGTAACATAAACCAGGCTGTGCTGACGGACCTCCGCAGGGCCACTCAATATGAAGTGCAGGTCCGGGCGCGCACCATGGCCGGTTATGGCAGCTTCAGTCCTGCAGCCGTCTTCCGCACCCTGCCTGATGGTAAGAAAAAGTCCTGCTTGCTTTTAAAGAGGctcacatttctctttttttccctttcatacattttttttttccattgggAAGGTTGTTAAGATTCTCCTCTGCACAGTCTCTTGTTATGAATCTATTGCTTGTGTCCTTATATTAAGTTTAGTGTCCTTGTTTTGAGCCTCTTTAACGTTATAAATTCCCGTcatgttctttctttctgtctcttcattttCTGCTTTCCTCATTCACTTCCTTACGACCGACGCAAACCTCCTGTGATTATTTCTGGGGTTACTTTaactctgtgtctgtctttgtccttttcttctctctttctgtctcctctcccaGGACTTGACTCTTCCTCCCAGTTCTTGGTACCCGGCATCCTTATCGCTGTCGGGATGTTGCTGCTTGTCACTTTCGTCTTTGTGGCCGCCTACTGCATACGGTGAGAACAAGGGAAAGGGAAAAAGGGGACAAAAAGATAGATTTGGAAGGAATaacaggaaatggaaaaaagggGGGGGAAGGCAAAGggacaaaaaccaaaaacaaccGTGACCCtaattttacagttttgcaccactttgttcttttgtttatataaatCATATCTTATCAACAGTGGATTTGCACTCTGTTACCCacaccagtttttttttttccttgtgagGTAGTTCAGACACAAAGTAATGCTCATGATGTCTTTTGCTTGCACAGCTAAAAGTCATCCTGCTCATTAGAACATTTTCCTTAGGCCTCATTGTTTGAGTAAATAGTTCTGGATGCCATCAGAGggagaaagcaagagagaaagagagtgtgtgtatgtgtgtgtgtgtgtgtgtgtgtgtgcgagtgagaaagagagagattgagagaaaTAACGATAGAGGTAGAGGCCAGGGAGAGACAGGATGCAGGCGTCCCAACCCTGTTTCCACAGGACAGGAGAACAATAGCTGTGAccttgtgacacacacacacacacacacacacaaaaccagtGGCTGAGGCCCAGATCTGCCACTAACCGAGGGTGGTGCATTATTGCTATTTTAGGCTTATGAggtgggagagggagagaaatggagGAGGGCTGGGATCCAGTAGCTACAGGCTCGCTACAGTCTTGCGGGGATGGGTTTGCGCCAGCAGAATTATAATGGAGCCCCTTGTGTCAAAGAGCAGAACCACAGGGGTTGGCTCAGGTATTCACCATTACCACAAGCCGCCGTGTGTTGGGTGTTTTAGATGGTGGGAGATTGCCGAGGATTGTTTAAAGCTAACAAAGGCTTTCTTACAAcagcagaaaataataaaacctcagttgtgtttttggagCCGAGTGTGTCCTTCAAGACGCTGCATCTCCGTCGATTAGAGGGTATTGGTCTGTAGCTGAAACTGACCTCCGTGTATGAGGCCAAGTAAGCTTAGAATTCTCCACGGGGATCAATACGTTATCATATTTTTGCTCtgatagctttttttttcacatcaaatGAAATAATCCTATAATACCTGATTTTTGGCTCCTCATTGCCTTTCAGAGTCCTTATTTTAGACAGTGACACATCTTGTTATTGTTACTGCATCTGAACAATCACCTTGTAAGATCATCGATTTGCATCACATTGGGCTGaatgttttccaaaaaaaaaaaaagaaaaaaaaagtccaaaacgtCAAACATCCATTCTTCAGATAACTGCTCTGCCATCCTAATCTTACTCTCTTTATCCCGATCTCTCTCTGCCAGCAGCAGACACAGCCGAATAAAGGATCCAGAGCTGAGTGACAAAAACAGCCAGTACCTCGTTGGCCAAGGTAACACATCAAGGACACGCACACTACAGCTTCAGCTGTTATTTACAACTCCTTCATGTGAAgaacatcattttttaatgcGACTGGGCTTGATAACTGCTCGGTTAACGTAACATTTCTTGTCTTTCCTTTCCCACggctctctttgtctttctctcacaggGGTCAAGGTTTATATCGACCCTTTCACCTACGAGGACCCCAATGAGGCGGTGCGAGAATTTGCCAAGGAAATCGATGTTTCCTTTGTCAAGATTGAGGAGGTTATCGGTGCCGGTAAGCCCTGCCGTATGCTTTTCCTATTAAATGTAAACTTTGTACTGGGTACTGTTTCTGTTCACAGACTgcgattgttttgttttttttgccctACAGATTATCCTCTTTGGAAAGtacattattaaaatatatctaATTTACTAAGTTAAATTGattcagtgacatttaaaacCGTTGTCTGTTATTCTTCTTTATCAGACAAATTCAATATTGCTGCGTAAATAAAGCAATTAACTGATAAATATGTTAGCAATATTAGCAGTCTTTATTCAAACCAAAGGGCACCACTAGCTGCAAGCGAGCTTTAATTCGCCGAAGACGACCATCATCCTCCTAATGTGGTAAACACCTACTAAAAGAAATAGCTCctaatatgtgtttatgtgtctgcaGGAGAGTTCGGGGAAGTGTGTCGAGGTCGGCTGAGGATCCcggggaaaaaagaaaactatgtAGCGATAAAGACGTTAAAGGGAGGCTACACCGACAAGCAAAGGCGAGACTTCCTATCTGAGGCGTCCATCATGGGCCAGTTCCAGCACCCCAACATCATCCACCTGGAGGGAATCATCACAGCCAGCTGTCCGGTCATGATACTCACAGAGTTTATGGAGAACGGAGCTTTGGACTCTTTTCTACGGGTTAGTGTGGCACACCGAAACACACCGTCACCTCACTATCACACtgaaacactcacacaccacaATCGAACTGTTTCTCTCCTCCGTAGCTGAACGACAGCCAGTTCACTCCCATCCAGCTGGTGGGAATGCTTCGCGGCATCGCCTCGGGCATGAAGTACCTGGCAGAGATGAGCTACGTCCACCGAGACCTGGCGGCCCGCAACATCCTGATCAACAGCAACCTGGTGTGCAAAGTGTCCGACTTCGGCTTGTCACGCTTCCTGCAGGAGAACTCCTCTGATCCGACCTACACCAGCTCTCTGGTGAGACTCTAAGAATCCCTTTCATTAAATTCATCTACAGCATATCTTCTTCTTGTCGTCAGATATTTATACATGTCTGTAAACAAATCACATTCTACTGTTTGAAGCCTGTATAAAAGTCTTTAGAGTCCTCAGCACgccttattttatttcatatcttTTTCAATTAGGTTTTATCATGTAGTAAAAATATTGCTcgtgtaatttatttttaattaaaaagagcAATGCACATATTGTATGAATGATTAATGATTTTATTCACTCACATGCtgcacatttattaaaatattatattatattggaAAAGTTCATCATTATCGTCTCAACTTCATTTAGTTTTGTGCCAGTGGAGAGCCCTGTCTGCCCGTGTTTACgtgatgttttcagtgttgaCAGTTTTCTTTTCCCATGCAGGGAGGTAAGATCCCAATCCGCTGGACAGCACCGGAGGCAATAGCCTTCAGAAAGTTCACCTCAGCCTCAGATGTGTGGAGCTACGGCATCGTCATGTGGGAGGTCATGTCTTTCGGAGAGAGACCGTATTGGGACATGAGCAACCAGGatgtaagtttaaacaaaaagcCATGTTGGACAGTTCTTGACAATGATTTTTAAGGTTTTGTTAGGCACAGCAGAAAGTTTGTGTAATAAATTTAccttttgcattaaaaaaaaatagtttgaattTTACAAATAATCATTAAGGTGTCGTGAGATTGTTTGTTTCCTTCCTGTTTGCACCTTTGTTGGTCTGAGTAGTGACCTTTTTTCCTCCTATCAGGTAATCAATGCCATAGAGCAGGACTATCGGCTGCCCCCGCCCCCTGACTGCCCCACCCACCTGCACCAGCTGATGTTGGACTGCTGGCAGAAGGACCGTTCGGCGCGTCCTCGCTTCGCAGACCTCGTCAGCGCTCTGGACAAGCTGATCCGCAACCCGGCGTCACTGAAAATAGTGGCTCAAGAAGGAGCAGGGTGAGAGCACAGATGCCTTTGGGTGATTGACAGGAAGCCTGCCAATTAAAGTCACAATGACAGTAAATatacaggaggaggaaaaaggggAAGCGTGTCTCTCCTTTCATAATGTCTCTTTAAGTGTCCATTCAGAGTTCTGACAGTCACAGGACAGACATTACCCTCCTACTGCCTGATCCTATGAGCCACCTTACTGTCCTGCTGTGATCTGTCAGGCACTTGCTGTGCCCGTTTCCCTTCCTACACATTCTGCCTGTCGCCGGGTCACATACAGCAGAAgacacccccccctccccccgaCAAATCCCATTGTTTGTCCCTGTCAGTCACTCAGTCTCAGATTATACCTCTGCTTGTCGACTGGAATGTTGCTGCAGGATATATATAAGCTGCTCACTGCTGTTTTGGTGACAGTGTGTGTAAGTTGTCCCTTTGTCTCTCcactctgccccccccccagGCCGTCCTACCCCCTGCTGGACCAGCGTGCACCTATATCCCTCTCGTCATGCGCGTCAGTGGGGGAATGGTTGAGGGCCATCAAGATGGAGCGCTACGAAGACAGCTTCCTGCAGGCCGGCTTCACCTCAGTGGATCAGCTGGCCCAGATTACCACACAGTCAGTTCCTATCTTCAGATTTCTTATCTGAACAGATACTTACCTTTTAGaggaacattttcatttctcagTATACTCCTCCTGTAGCTGCCTCGTAGCTGCAAGTAGTGACGATTGCTAAGTCTAAGTTCCTTCTTGAAATGTTACGACCGCAGTgaaatttaattcaaatttcCATTAAATCTACATATTTCAGTCTTTCTGTTCTTCTTGTCTAATAAGTAATTTGTTCTTCTTCCATCTGTGATCAGGGACCTGCTGCACATGGGAGTGACGTTGGCCGGGCATCAGAGGAAAATCCTCTCCAGCGTTCAGACGATGACCTTTCGGAACAAGAGCACTACAACTGTGACCTTCTAGCTCACCTGCCTCCTAACCTGGACATGAACACCAGCACACGGGTGCAGCCATGTGCCGACAGCACGCTGGATCCTCTTTTAACACGGACTCCCAAGAGAGATTGACAAAAAATCATTAATGAGAAAccagagaattaaaaaaaaaaaaaaaaaaaaaattgtggttAAAGATGAGTTTCCCATCAGCATGAGAGAGTCATCCAGTGACTGGTGAATCCCTGTCTCCCACAGTGACCAGACGGTCAAGTTGACTGACTCTGCCTTCTTCTTACAGTTAGtgctcagtgtttttatatctACAAGAGTTTAGGACCCAATTAATGTACTAAACCAAGAGGAGAGGCAGGTCAGTTTTGTAGTATCATGTCATTATGAAAACTGGCAGTTGGTTTGttgtcctaaaaaaaaaaaatcactttcacCTTTTCAACAAACGACAAAAACAAACGCCAGTCCAAGGATTTAATATTGTGGTGTAATTATGAATGAGAGCTGCTTTCGCCCTGGGTGTCTTGCTTTAATCCATCTGGATTACATCCCTGCATAGACACCTTTCACACCAAGACTGAAGATTTGAACTGTGttggattttttaattttttttttttttttttttttaaatttgatttcaaCATTACCTCCTCTTTACTCAGGTGTGATGTGTAATGCAGACTTTAGAGACTCTTCCTAATCGGATTCTTTCATCTTCCTCGGTCTGCCTCTCCCCCCCCTCACCAGTGCGGCAACGTGCGAGGACAAAGCTCGACACAGAGACATATCAGCACTTTTGTCGTTTCAGAGTGAATTGTAATCTTCAGTGACTCCATGTGTTTGGAGTGTCACTTGGTTATTTCTACTGCCCGTGCTTCTGCTGGCAGCTCTGTTTTATTATACTCAGACTGAACAAGGACCAAGTGGACTCAGAGACCAGAGAACACTGTAGAATTGGTTTTCTTTGTAGAAATTTACCAAGGAAGCTATCTGGCCTAAAACTTGTTTTTGCTGATGTAACTGATAAATTTTTCATTCTCTTATTCTGTACTTATTCATCATCTTCCAGTGCCATTCAGTCGTCTTTGTGGACTTAAATGCCAATTTTATAAAGGAGAAATCTCTTGAGTGATTCAATCTTAATGTACCTTAAAGGgttactttgacattttgaagtcAAGTGTATTATTTTCCTTCATCAGATGCTGGCTGTGTTGACAGCaaaatgtttctgctttttGCCCCAAAGCCACATAAACACGATGCACAGCTGCGAGCTAACAGGCTAGCCTGCAGGCAGCAGTATCCATTGGTTTCAGGGTGGAATGCTAACAACgctgctgagctgctgtttgattagccccccccccttcccacATTATTACAAGTGCTTGTTGAAGAAGAACAACAGACTAGTTCAAAGTGTCAAAGTATTGCTCAAAGACTTTGCATCTCTTGGAGGATAATACCAGCCTTTTTGACATTTAGGGCCTGTATAATTTTCCCCACCGTGCATCAGATATGGAGCTTAAACATCACTTTAACAAAAACGTTTCATATAAAATGCATAGTATCGCTTCTCTAAATGGTCTTCCCCTTTTGCCATAGTGCacttttgggaaaaaaaattttttatacttcctgttttaatttttttttgttcagtttcagttcagtttatcTTGCATGACAAAAGATAACTTTTATCAATAAGAATTGAGGAAATTCCGTTTCCCCTCATCAGATATTTGCTCATAGTTTCTTGGATGTTAAAGGATTtctcaagtctgtcctaaaataAAAGTCATGGGCCTAAATGAATACTGACACGTCATACTGGCCATTaggagatcccttcataatgcactttgcatgttagtgatggaggacaaaatccaatcctctttctgtgcagaaatgtgtttaaaagttttatttgaagctaagctaagtttatttgaagctaagCAAGccaatatctttcaaagttagtctttttagtgccaaatccctcttttgttactatacttctactacagctgaacaggaaaacactgtcagtCAAGACACAAAGGCtttaactgtggaagatatccactttcTTTTACTAACTCAagcagctgaagcctcatattatcttcagataaacttttaaatacatgttttcattgaaacaaggactgtggattttgtcctccatcactttcGTTGAATTGCttttggaggggatcttctaatagtcagtatgaaccGGAGGAATGATTGCAGCCAGCAAAACCAATGTTCCAAtattcatatgggcacctgactgttgtttcaagacagacttgaaaaattgtgaacctatcctttaacatgGTGTTTCTATCATCTGTGATCATTTTCTAGGGCTTCGAGAGGTTTACGGTGCAATTTACGCTCCAACAAAACTCACTCAGAGGTGATGATTAACACAGATTGAAGAACCAGCATGAGTTGTCTGGTTAATGCACACCAAGAAGTAATTGCTGGAAATGGTCAATCATTTTATGGCAACACATGGAAAAGACCAAGTGTGTTGGAAACATTGATGATACCATAAAATCATTGGAGCTTAGTGTGCATCCATCCTCTTTTCTAACAATCAAAACTTGACTGGCCTTGGTCAAAATCACTGGTATTGTCATGCAAGAGTCTGAGACATTCCTTCAAGGATTATGGGAAACGTGGTCTTCATATTGAAGATCTCAGTAAAGTCAACTTTGAAATGATGAATAGATAAAGTATGTTTTGATTACCGTCCTGTGTGTAGGCTAATCTGTATTCAGTATTCATAATAAAGATACACAGCAGTGTTTACCATCAAGGACTCATTCTTCTGCTTATTAACACGTCAGATGGCCTCTGTAGATATTTAGTCTTGTCAAAATCTTTCTTGCTTCAAGCGGAGCATGAAACGTGCACAAATACGTGTAGATGTAATTGCCTGCATATCATAGGAAGTCCCTGTCTGACCGGAAAATGAAAATCCACATAATTTATATGTCTGCGGTGCGACAACAGACAACAAAGCAGCTCCACCTTTGCCAAAACACAGTAATATTTCTGGAGTTTTATTTCAATGCTTTTACATGTGAGCAAAATAAATTGTTCTTGGTTCTCTTGTTTTCATCTCTAGTTAGTAATATCTCGCCTGAACTGTCTAAAGatcatagcaaaaaaaaaatgtttacgtAAAATAGCTGACGGggtgtttttcctgttttctttgtggCTCGTGTTGCAAACATGCCTCTCATCTACCCCTTTGCCCCGTTTTTTAATAATgaagagagaaacaggagaCTGCGAGGGCGAGAATTGAGTCTCACTCCACTTAcgtttcctcctttcctctttgCCGTCTGTTTCTCCAGAGAGCCTTTACCCCCGAGGGCCTCGAAGCTTGTCCTCTCCGATGTTTCTCTTCCTGGTCCTCAGCCCTTTTAATCATGAAGAGatgttcttttcttctcctgtgCCTCAGGCTTGGAGCAGCTTATAGCACAGCATAGGCTTAaactctctcatacacacacacacacacttttttttttactctctcctATCTCCAAAAGCTACCATAACCAGCATAAGCTGCCAGGGCTTCAAGAAGTGTTTAGCTTCATTGATTAATGTACTTTGATTATCTCTGCGTTACTGACTCATTCTTCTTGTTCTATTGCTCTCGTGTGGCCCACAAAGCACAGACTAGTGGAGTTTCCATgtagcagaaataaataactatgtttttttttaatcccagAGTGTATTTTGGTGTCTGTGAGTCTCTGCGTCGGAGTGATTCAGTGTTAAAAAGAGAGATGGGCATTCATCTCTGGTTTCTACTTCTGTCAGTGCTTtgcatgacctttgaccccagtGTATAGTACAAATCTAGCCTCAGCTTTGTCCATGTATCTGAATGGCCATTCATTAGGACTGCTGTTGAGCAGAGAGTAGACCAGGCCAACAAGGTTTTAGCATTTGGTGGATTGTGTCATTCCCCTCGCATTCCTGTGTGCATTCAAGTGTGGagtgcgggtgtgtgtgtgtgtgtgggtgggggtTAGCCGGTAGGACAggtacatgtgtgtttgaaagcaAAGGGGggcagggagggaaagagagacaggatAGGAGACACTGAAATGCTTTCACTGTCTGGAGCAGTAAACAGCACACAAAATCAAAGTGTGATCCTGCATCAAATGTATGTAATTTGCATGTGAAACTAGATCCGTTTCTGGCAGCGGCAGACTAATTTCGTTTTCCATCAGTCTTCTTTTTTGGATGTGCAAAATATTACTTAGATTTTCCTCAACAGCAGAAGCTTGAAGATGGAAACTTAGATTTGAGATTGTAATTTCTGCGCCACTCTCCCTTCGCTTCAGGTGCCAGATTTTCTCCCTGAGATGACTCGCAGACAATTTGATCAAAATGGTCTAATATTTCTGAGCAAATCCACCGAGCACCCAGCTAAGATTATATTTCACCTGTGTATGCGGGGCGGTTGTGGTGAAAGATGGGAGGCACATTGCTCGGCAGTGCGCTTCCACTCTGTTTCGTATTAAATCCGATCACTGGGAAAGTTGTCGCTGCACGCTGTTCAACAGCATGTCTGTTGACTTTGCAGGAGCTTGTGCCAGGCCATCACTGTAAATAAGAATTTGTTCTTAGCTGACCCATCTGGTCAAATAAAGGTTGTAAGAATTTAATTATATGTTGATGCTGCAGCACAGTTTGATGTGGAATTAGCTCTGTACTTTTCATTATGCACCTAATCCAGTTAATCAGTGTAAACCTTTTGATGACAGACCCCTGCTGCAGTGCTAtcattgttgttatttgttatttatgtcTAGGCTGTTGCCCTCAGAAgaaatttactttttaatttctGAATTACAAATGTCCAGCCTGCTCCGTTGTGCATCTGTTT
Proteins encoded in this region:
- the ephb4a gene encoding ephrin type-B receptor 4a isoform X2; this encodes MELTYRSVVLLGCIFLDWALLASAEEEVLMNTKTETSDLKWTIFSRAKPEWEEVSGLDEENNSVRTYQICQTDSSSSHWLRSGFIQRGGASQVYVELRFTMMECSSRSTHHRSCKETFNLYYYQADSNEATATYPPWMENPYTKVDTVAADFLLRKGGERKFNVKTLRLGPLSKRGLYLAFHAQGACMALLSVRVFFKKCPPLVSALSSFPETVPRTLVQEAQGVCVEHASQQGARSRPPKLFCGEDGQWVGQPTTTCACLPGFEPADGHMRCTACQEGQFKSGTEGQCKGCPEFSHATIRGKSVCTCRSGYLRGESDPPDTACTRPPSAPRSIVTQINDTTLSLEWNEPLDNGGRQDLSYTVRCFVCRSPKGPCLSCEDSVSYRPKKEGLDGRRVEVWGLLPHTTYTFTIQSINGVSQLSGKDPASESVNITTSHDVPSLVSVIRKRDSTESSLTLHWSVPAQPHYTILQYQLRYCEKERRSEDQCHYAESNINQAVLTDLRRATQYEVQVRARTMAGYGSFSPAAVFRTLPDGLDSSSQFLVPGILIAVGMLLLVTFVFVAAYCIRRHSRIKDPELSDKNSQYLVGQGVKVYIDPFTYEDPNEAVREFAKEIDVSFVKIEEVIGAGEFGEVCRGRLRIPGKKENYVAIKTLKGGYTDKQRRDFLSEASIMGQFQHPNIIHLEGIITASCPVMILTEFMENGALDSFLRLNDSQFTPIQLVGMLRGIASGMKYLAEMSYVHRDLAARNILINSNLVCKVSDFGLSRFLQENSSDPTYTSSLGGKIPIRWTAPEAIAFRKFTSASDVWSYGIVMWEVMSFGERPYWDMSNQDVINAIEQDYRLPPPPDCPTHLHQLMLDCWQKDRSARPRFADLVSALDKLIRNPASLKIVAQEGAGPSYPLLDQRAPISLSSCASVGEWLRAIKMERYEDSFLQAGFTSVDQLAQITTQDLLHMGVTLAGHQRKILSSVQTMTFRNKSTTTVTF
- the ephb4a gene encoding ephrin type-B receptor 4a isoform X1, translating into MELTYRSVVLLGCIFLDWALLASAEEEVLMNTKTETSDLKWTIFSRAKPEWEEVSGLDEENNSVRTYQICQTDSSSSHWLRSGFIQRGGASQVYVELRFTMMECSSRSTHHRSCKETFNLYYYQADSNEATATYPPWMENPYTKVDTVAADFLLRKGGERKFNVKTLRLGPLSKRGLYLAFHAQGACMALLSVRVFFKKCPPLVSALSSFPETVPRTLVQEAQGVCVEHASQQGARSRPPKLFCGEDGQWVGQPTTTCACLPGFEPADGHMRCTACQEGQFKSGTEGQCKGCPEFSHATIRGKSVCTCRSGYLRGESDPPDTACTRPPSAPRSIVTQINDTTLSLEWNEPLDNGGRQDLSYTVRCFVCRSPKGPCLSCEDSVSYRPKKEGLDGRRVEVWGLLPHTTYTFTIQSINGVSQLSGKDPASESVNITTSHDVPSLVSVIRKRDSTESSLTLHWSVPAQPHYTILQYQLRYCEKERRSEDQCHYAESNINQAVLTDLRRATQYEVQVRARTMAGYGSFSPAAVFRTLPDGLDSSSQFLVPGILIAVGMLLLVTFVFVAAYCIRSRHSRIKDPELSDKNSQYLVGQGVKVYIDPFTYEDPNEAVREFAKEIDVSFVKIEEVIGAGEFGEVCRGRLRIPGKKENYVAIKTLKGGYTDKQRRDFLSEASIMGQFQHPNIIHLEGIITASCPVMILTEFMENGALDSFLRLNDSQFTPIQLVGMLRGIASGMKYLAEMSYVHRDLAARNILINSNLVCKVSDFGLSRFLQENSSDPTYTSSLGGKIPIRWTAPEAIAFRKFTSASDVWSYGIVMWEVMSFGERPYWDMSNQDVINAIEQDYRLPPPPDCPTHLHQLMLDCWQKDRSARPRFADLVSALDKLIRNPASLKIVAQEGAGPSYPLLDQRAPISLSSCASVGEWLRAIKMERYEDSFLQAGFTSVDQLAQITTQDLLHMGVTLAGHQRKILSSVQTMTFRNKSTTTVTF